The DNA region TTGAACTTAAACTGCGCTCCTTAAGTGGTGCCCTTTCTTCAGGAATCCAAAACCAGTTGTCCCAGAAATCTGGAGACTCACATCCCCTTGTGGCCACCATTGTAATTTCTCACCTTTCAAAAAACAAATCCACCCTTAGAGCAGGAGAGACAAAGCAGGGGGCAGCCCTCATCTgcagtgtgaaatttcataagtgagGGGGGGAAGCACCAGCAtagtcaggctcatccatctcattacaaatattgaaatacgttactggttttatttataaaacaacaagaagtcctctggcaccatatggactaacatattttggagcataagcttttgtgggcaaagaaccgccTCATCAGCAGGTGAgtttataaggcgccacaggacttttttggttttgaagatacagactaactcggctgcccctctgatacttgtctttatttatgtttattcacatttataccaattaataaaaggTTTTAcatttctacatatttattttctcacaTGTGCCAAATGGCTTCTTTTCCCCCTATGaaaataaccaaaatttctgttggattggattacattagacaggttctCGGGGGCTACTAATCacaggatgaaaagtggggccctatGTAAAAAGttcgctcacccctgccttaaagATGTCAGTGAATTTAAAGAGAACTGCAAAGCCCAGACAAAAGCCAGCACCAAGCAATAAATATTGTGCTCAGGTCATGAATAAAACTCTCAGGAACAAAATCTCTGAGCAGATCACACTCTAGCTTGCAGTGGAATTCAACAGACAAATAAACTGCTGAAAAGGCAAATTCCCTGGAAGAGGTGTGTTAGATTTACTCTGAGTGAGATTATCGGAGTATGGGTCGTGAGTTGGCTCCCGGGTTTCTGACCGAAGGCAAATGATGATCATGCCTCCTTCCTGCAAAGGTTTTTCCTTTTGTCCTGTCTGTTACCTCTTTGCTCAAACTATGGTCAGTGCCAGGGTTGCTTccaatttttccatctgtgagcagaataaattttgttacacgcaccaaggtatgtgcagacatgcaccaccaatagaaacacaggctgctcactgtgagcgctctgctaatcaactgggctcacccgaatctctcctgggtggctgcccaaccgCTCAGATTGTAGGGAACATTGATCAGTACCATCAGCTGCCCTTTGGAAAGGCAGACACTGCAGGCTGACTTTAGGGTAGGGCTGGCTTAAACCTGTGCTAGGACATTATAAACCCATACCTTGGGCCCCCAGAGGGCCTTAATCCATCACAGCCTCGAGGACACTCATGGCTACATTGGCTCCTATCTTCAGCTCCATATACGAGCAGCATGCCCAGGCTGTAGCTTCTGCAAGCACGCTGGGTCTCTGCCCGGCTTCCACACAATGCCCTGAATCAAAGGGGAGAGAACGGGGTCGGGGGGAAGTTTGATTTCAGTTCAGCAACTCAGGAATTTGTGTCGACCGGTTGGACACTAGGCCCAGAGTCCTGGGGAATTATCTAATGGTGTGGACAACTAGGCCATCCCCATCAACGGCTGGGGCCCAGGACACCCTCCCCTCAGATACCGCCCCCAGTccacccccatctgcaccctTCCTGCCGCTTCCCACCCTTGCTCCCCACCAGCGCCCACACAATGCCAGGACCTGGTGAGGTATAGCAGCGTGTGGCTGGTAGCAACGCTGCCAGCCCCCTGTTCTGTCCAGGCCCCATGTCCCCTTGCATGGCGGTGGGGCAGAATGGAGCAAGGCCAGTCGCTCTGGCACTAGACCCTGAACCACCAAGGTCCTTCCATCACCCCGAAGCGGGAGCAGGACCAAAATGAGTAGGGGTGGTGATGCTACTGTCAGCCCCTGCACCATCTAAGCCCTGACCCCCCATGAAGCACAGGGCCTTCCCCCAACCACCCTGATCATCTGTCTGCACCACCCCAGACTCAGCACAATATCCCCCCCCCTCCAGTTTATGGATGGGCAAACAGAGGATGTGAGCTGCCCACCGTGAAACAGCATCAAGTGTAGAATTAGACCAGGCCTGGTCCTGTACTCCAACCCACATGacttgctgggctgctggagggcagcTCTGATTCCTGCAACTGGCCTTcaattcccatctcctcatggctGGTGACTTGCCATTGAGCCTATTAACAGGCTAAGCACCGACAGCTTGGCCAGCATCTGTTCTGCCAGCGCACTCACCAGTCCGCTTCACCTCCACCATGGCTTCTGCCCAGtccccttccagaagggtttTGTGGCAAAGCCCCTGAATTCAGAGGCTCTGAAGAAATAGGAGCGGAATAAAGATTAACCCTCTGTGCACAAAGCcagagggggcaaactacagcccatgggccacatgtggcccatgggaCCCTACAGTCTGGTCTCTGAGGGCCTGCCAGGGACAGCGTTAGGAGGAGCCGGATCAGTGATCACCGACCGCCTGGGGAAGTtcatccccagcctctccccttccACACCCCCTCTCGTCCCCCATGCGATTTCtgcaccacctgccccagtgctctGGTGACACAGTCGGCAAGGGGGAGCTCTGCAGGGGATTACCAGGAAAGGCTGACCCAGACTTACGCTCGCTGCTTCTCTAGTCCTCCCCCATAGACCCCCCCTCATCCACCCCAGCTCCCTATCCCTCAGCTTGGTAACATGGCGTTCATGGCACTCCACACAATCTGTGCTCCCAGATGTAGCCATCAAGCCAAAACCCTTTGCCCCCTCCTTGCCCACTGGCAGCCACGGTCACTGCTCGGCAATATGCCGGATGTTGCAATCCTGTTGCATTTCATAGCCTGCTGAAGGCTGGGCAGTATATCTAGTTGGGCCATATCATGCCTGCTGAAGCGTAGAGGGAGAGGCCCCTGAGACCACAGAGGCCCTGTCCAAGCATCTGCGTCCGTCTGCTCAAATCTGTTCCCATGGCTGGAGGTAGAGATGGGAAGAGCTTCAACCGTGGCTGGATCTTTGCCAGGGCCTTGTGAGCCTTCTTAGCTGCATTGTTTAATTTGTTTCTGGCAGCCGGGAAGAGAACATgcacccctggggctggagggtggaaAAAGGAACTCCCAGAAGGATGATTTCCACTCATCATTTAGTGGCATTAGgctggctactgctgctgttaCTGTACTTGGACCAGGACCGTTCTTTCCATGTATTTGGCAGTGCCCGTGCCCAGTGGATTGGCAGACCCAGCCTGCTGGTTTCAGAGGTGGGGAACATGCTGGTTAGATGCACCTGGTGCTTCTCAAACGCAGCTCCTCCGAAAAGGcttttcctttcccctccccctctggtgACTGGTAGAGGGTTTGCTCTGCAGAAGTCATCTGCCAAGGGATATTTTTATCCCAGGCTCGTGGCATGAGTTCAAATGACAACAGCGGATCGCTGCTCAGACACAGCCATCCTGGTCACTTACCCACACTTCTTCAGCTCCCAGAACAGCAATTTAAACCATTTCCCACTCTTCCTTGTGTGTGGCAGATTGGCCCTCGGGTCTCCAGCCCTGTCTCCTCACTCAACACACGCTTCAGAGGGGCAAAACAGAGGGGTTTCCCCCATCCTTGGTGGCAACCCAAGAGGACCTCTGTGGCCTGTCACCCCCTGACCCTGCCCTCCCAAGAATTCCAGTGGGCCATGAGTAGTACCAACTGTCTTTTATTACAGACAAAACACACACAGGAATTTCCAGCGATACACCAGTTCATTCACAGGTAAAACCATCAGAGGACACAGTAACAGAAGAGCCAGGAGGGCCCAGTAGCTGCTGGTTTGAGGCAAGAAATGCCACCAAACCAACTAAGTGCAGGACGAGCTGGGACAGTCCTAGGGATCATTTCAAagagggctgcaggctggcaggAAAATCCATCCTGAGCCAGGAGAGGACAGACACACCCAAGCAAGCCAGagacaaaaagcagtgaaattgGATTCAGCCAGTGATAGTGCCTCACAGGAAGCAAGATGGATAAAACTGCATGGGGGCTGTCAAATAGGCCTCAGGCAATAAGCCCACCTAACGCAGGCAGGGTCTATGCCTTAGAGTGGAGTGTCCTCATTTTATTTCAGAGTTCCAGTACAAGCAGGGAAGGGGGGCTCTGGTTTACGTGTCTCATGCTGGCAGTGAATGAGAGGCAAAGCAAGGGCTGCTCAATACACTTGCTCTTGGCCGTCTGCatctctctttcctttctttatCTTAAAGCATTGCAAACAAAATTAAAGTGCAAGTCACGCGGTGCGCCACCGGCTGTGGTGCTGGCGTTGTGTACAGTGCTTCCCTCTGGCGAACCGGGCACACGTGCTTTCCCAGGGCTCGAGGGTTCTTAGCCCTGAGCTCTGCTTGCCAGGCAGATCAAACCCCTGTTACTGAGGTTTCTTTGGAGAGTGGCaaactctctctcccccacagtgCTGGTTTTAAATATTCTCTTACTCACCCTCCCATGTATCATCATATTACACaggcacacccacacacaagtGCTCGCACACGTTCATGGACGATCTTTCTCTGGCACACACAGAAGCATATAggacagatacacacacacacaaatcctcaGTTGCATCTCTATACAATCTCCCtctttcaacacacacacacacacacacacacacccccacacacacacacaccattaccATCTCTCTCCCACACTCTATTACACAGATTGCTGTGTTCAGTCACACTCTCCTCCTGCCCTCACACCAATATTCCCTGGCCCAGACCAGTCCTTGTTACAGGTTCCTGGTACAATATCATCTTCCAGCCTCAGAGGAAGATGCTGACTCAGATTCCTTATGCTTGGCAAAACTTCCAGAGCTGTCAGTCAATGCCAATCTACAGGAAACAGCTTGGGGGTGGAGCGTTCACAGGAAAAGTCACCATCAGACAGCGACTCTGACTTTTCATAAAGCTGATTGTTAAAAGGGCTTTTTGATAGTTCATGTCTTTAAAAGGGTTTTTTTGGCTTGGATTTAAAGCTTTCCCCTGAGGTGTCCACAACCCACATACTCCAGCAGCATGACacaaagtgaaactgaccagcgtgTGCCATTGTCCAAGCAGGAATTAGTGCAAGGAGCAAACCAAGTGAAGAAGTGCACGCTTGATTGTTAATACTATCTTAGTGGAACTAGAACCACCTCAACCCTAATCTCATCCTAGGAAATGGCTGAACCATTTTAAttgaaaacaagcaaaaaattCAGCCGGAGGCAGCTACTTAATGTGAAAAGTTTCAGCCCAAATGATCTAAATTTGGTAAAGTCATAAGCAATTGAAAGTGTGATTTTACAATGGTAATTTTCAGTTGATCTTAACCCCAGGCATTTCTACTTGTGCTGCCTAGACCTCCACCTCTGCCACTACAGGGaaggaggttttttgtttgttggttttttttattacCTTTAACCTCCAATTGTTCCTCCAATCTGCACCTTCATGCAAGAGTGCTATTCGAATGATGTCCATATGCTGATTTTGGAACAGCTCTGATTTCTTTCCAGATTGGGGATTTAATTCTTTCCCACCATGTTCttagcagcatttttctttgtcAGGCTTTAGGAAACTTCCCACGAAAGGATTATCACCCTCAGTTTGAGCAAAAGTCAAATTTGTCATGGCTCTCAGAAGACCCAGGCTCAAATACTCAGCTGATGTATCTGTTGATttcaagaaaatttgtccagttCAGTGCCCCTgactcccctcctccttcccccacatagGCTAGTGCTGTCTTTGAAATTGCACAAAATTCCCAGGCTGGGTCTTGAGGTCAGGAAACAATAATGGCTTCTGATtttctgtgactcagttttcAGATGCTCAACTTGATATGCCTTTTTTCATGGGTTACTAATAGATGTAGGTAGTTAACAGGAGCAGCTGTATTTGAAAACATGGCCCCTGTAACACATGGGCCCAAAACGCTGGCGAGGAAATAGCGCTTGTATTTCCTGATAGAATTTAACCAATTATTTTCCAAATGTTGGCCGATTAATTAAAGTTTggctgggtgcagaactttttGCTGGTGGGAAATGGGCTGCGTCCCTTTACCTCATTTCCAGTCCTTTTAACATTCAGAAGTGTAAACGTTTTGTAGCCATAGTGTTCTCTTGCTGCTGCTTGCAAGCTGGATTCCATTGAAACACAGCATCAGCCTTGATTTTTGttctgctagattttttttttttttttttttttaaatgagcacctCAAGTTTAAAGGGGGTTGGCCTATAAGATCCACACAAGGGGAGCCCTGTTCTCACAGATCCTGTCCAACATGGGATCCCTCTTCTGTAGGCTTTAGCAATTCTATAGGACGAGTGTGCACTGGGAGGAGGATAAGGACAGATGCTTTACCAGGACTGAGCCTGACAAACCTTGTACAATTGGAGGCAAGCCTGACAGGCATCAGGTTAGAGCTGGCTGGATCTGGGTTTAAGCTATCCCAGAATTGTAGTCAACATCTGGTGCAGAACTTAAGTGTGGGCTCCTCTGGATTTTTACAGACCCCTGAAACAGAGGGGAGACATAACAGGGTGGCAGTCGCCAGGCTTTGGCATAAGGGCAGAGAAGAGACAACGGCCAATGTAGCCCAAATCAGCAATGGCAAATGCTGAGATGCAGGGGCAAAAGGTAGCAGAGCTGGGTTCAGATATTGGCTGACCCAGGTTGCAGGACTGGAGGGGCAGAAACAGTCAATAAAGTGCAACACACACAGGCAAAAGGGAACCTTTCCTTCCACCCACCCAGACAAGGCACCCGCAAGTTCAGCACTAAATCAACCAAGATGCTCAAACCCAGACATAAAACCACTGCATGGTGCACTGACCAGGGACCCACCCAGCAGGCATGTGCAGTCAGAGCCATGACCAGCTAGGCTACTTGCTGTTCTTGGTTGGTTTCTCTTGTGCCACCCGCCTTGTCTTCTGCGCTATGCCATAGGGGACGTGGGCCGCGATGGTGCCGCTCTCTTTCGCCCCCTCCACGTGGAACATCTGGTCATCAAAGAAGATGTGCGGATGGATCTTTTCCAACAGAGGACCcttgggagccccagccaggaacaAGGCTTCATCTGTCTCCAGTCCCCAGCTGCGGAGAGTCTTTAGGGCACgagccccagagctggcagcGCTCCGGGCGGTGACCAGGTAGGTGCGAATCGGACACTCCAGTCTCAGACCTTTGGAGTAGAACTTcttctgcagcttccccagggcttccagaAAGCCCTTCAGTGGCCCCTACCGAGCAAAGAGACATGGTCATTCACAGCCAcctccagcccttccccactCTCCAGGCTTTGGTCCACTCCCGCAGCGGGAAAAGGCCCTGTCCTTGCGGGAATCCTCTAGCCAAGCACATAGGTCCCTAAAATACTGCTGAGAACCTGGGCCTAAACTCACACTGAACTCCCCTGTCTTTCATGGCCATCTTCTTGGAAAGCCAGCATCAGCCTCATCGCGCTCTGCCCTTTGGGCTTGTCCTCAGGAGAAGgtatggctggagcagccagcccttcTCAGCATTGcccagcccagacctgctccccggttcccagtggggctgggggctctcgGCAGTACCTGGGCCAGTGGCTTGTTTTCATACGTCTTTTCGTGTTCAAAAAACATGTCGAGGCCGTGCGTCTTGACGATCTGCTCGGACTCATCTGAGAAGAGGACGGCGTCCCCATCGAAGGCCACCCGCAGCTGGTTCTCTGACACTTTCACGTCCTTGCTGGGGGTGAACATGGTGGCGGCAGCAATTccttgggggaggagagagaaaagcgACCGGTGGCACGTCTCCTGCCATGGTATTTCCCAACCTTGTACTGCAGAGCCAGGTAACAGAACTGACGCACACAGAGCACAGATGCTCAAAAAGGACCCCGATCCCTACATGAGACACGCATCTTGACCCTCTCATCTACTTCAGGAAAGCCAGAGGTGCTTTGATACTTAGCTGAAGACATGAACCCCTGTATGATGGATCTAGTGCTGTGCCCCggggcacactggtgtgccccGAAAGTGGTGCTTATGTGCCGGCATGCAGTTCTGAGGGGGTGCCGTCCGCTGCTCTGTGCGTGCGCCCCACTGCTTGatgggagaagcgtgtggtggcagcagcagctctggtgagtcctaGGCATCGAGCTAGAGTGGTGGGTGTGCCTGGCTTtagaggggagtggaggggattgggttatatctgttgggtgtgccatgaaattaccACGCGTGCCGAAGTGTGCCACGAGgcgataaaggttgctgagcgcTGCTCTAGT from Carettochelys insculpta isolate YL-2023 chromosome 24, ASM3395843v1, whole genome shotgun sequence includes:
- the NT5C1A gene encoding cytosolic 5'-nucleotidase 1A isoform X3; translated protein: MEEEQKIYTDQGVEAYVKYQLDHENEPFLPGAAFPFVKALEAVNAQLRELYPDSEELFDIVLVTNHHAQVGVRLINSINHHNLFIERFCMTGGNSPVCYLKAYHTNLYLSSDAEKVSEAIEEGIAAATMFTPSKDVKVSENQLRVAFDGDAVLFSDESEQIVKTHGLDMFFEHEKTYENKPLAQGPLKGFLEALGKLQKKFYSKGLRLECPIRTYLVTARSAASSGARALKTLRSWGLETDEALFLAGAPKGPLLEKIHPHIFFDDQMFHVEGAKESGTIAAHVPYGIAQKTRRVAQEKPTKNSK
- the NT5C1A gene encoding cytosolic 5'-nucleotidase 1A isoform X2 yields the protein MEIRVKSWSAASENSSLSPTQPKPENAITIAVSSRALFRMEEEQKIYTDQGVEAYVKYQLDHENEPFLPGAAFPFVKALEAVNAQLRELYPDSEELFDIVLVTNHHAQVGVRLINSINHHNLFIERFCMTGGNSPVCYLKAYHTNLYLSSDAEKVSEAIEEGIAAATMFTPSKDVKVSENQLRVAFDGDAVLFSDESEQIVKTHGLDMFFEHEKTYENKPLAQGPLKGFLEALGKLQKKFYSKGLRLECPIRTYLVTARSAASSGARALKTLRSWGLETDEALFLAGAPKGPLLEKIHPHIFFDDQMFHVEGAKESGTIAAHVPYGIAQKTRRVAQEKPTKNSK
- the NT5C1A gene encoding cytosolic 5'-nucleotidase 1A isoform X1 — translated: MEPGAGGGAQEAGQPQRWEEAKTFYDSLTPKKKPKPPKPENAITIAVSSRALFRMEEEQKIYTDQGVEAYVKYQLDHENEPFLPGAAFPFVKALEAVNAQLRELYPDSEELFDIVLVTNHHAQVGVRLINSINHHNLFIERFCMTGGNSPVCYLKAYHTNLYLSSDAEKVSEAIEEGIAAATMFTPSKDVKVSENQLRVAFDGDAVLFSDESEQIVKTHGLDMFFEHEKTYENKPLAQGPLKGFLEALGKLQKKFYSKGLRLECPIRTYLVTARSAASSGARALKTLRSWGLETDEALFLAGAPKGPLLEKIHPHIFFDDQMFHVEGAKESGTIAAHVPYGIAQKTRRVAQEKPTKNSK